From a region of the Falco peregrinus isolate bFalPer1 chromosome 5, bFalPer1.pri, whole genome shotgun sequence genome:
- the ATRIP gene encoding ATR-interacting protein isoform X2, with protein sequence MQDEILSKNGEIKILRDSMQQMEYAMEEQKRSYVLLEQQNSQILSEKEKEFFKKILSLQSELQFKDAEMNELRVRLQNCERNKHVTQTVLMPSPKKNFAVQMNSEGCSPQPRKKSFPTKESFSAEMSTKPSCSSGNLVAPTTSIKEDSKITHPEVLSVKHEAMGKNGSYNSVPKRNAQGSILLNALMKQPIVPGSLLGLCHLLSSNSEPLPGAVLQPNYLDTKSTQLPNSRTTQEGIAPLVSLQEAQKLALTGLNLIAMDTGLYEGSGTESQREFLHLTRCKIRGAVHLLPLVEHHIGAYCQAVQLADKSVNGSCGNHSAVSSGTNTNTVSSKEDFRLSLEETTVVSLGVLYYLAFYSWDVVHMLLSTEVEKSSAAGDEQVSKMDKSVLCDDQCDNKEDTRMQGGLPVAPQDAPNNDRAQHSLFKKLLQVLAFSAARGSQTDSVLNQSLKVLVKLAENSTMDLLINFQHLLTSQILLHCLCPETPLPAVLLTVRLLSVLAQHHMLVAQLCSHSDTCLLLALYMYITSRPDKSASEMLWLQLEQETVRLLTRCMRCSNPVVLLPGTDCQCNLEVVKALIIMLHRQWMKIRRSENSLCAYKEQIIQFLRDAVLLLHSLSQKDKLFHEHCLEVLHQYDQAMPGIRTTLKKTQKLSACEELVLDELYPSEPEAEDQGMDSS encoded by the exons atgcaggatGAAATACTTAgtaaaaatggagaaattaaaattttgcgTGACTCAATGCAGCAGATGGAGTATGCTATGGAGGAACAGAAAAGATCATACGTGCTATTGGAACAGCAAAACTCTCAGATCttaagtgaaaaagaaaaagagttctTCAAAAAG ATACTGTCGTTACAGTCAGAGCTGCAGTTCAAAGATGCAGAAATGAATGAATTAAGAGTGCGACTTCAGAActgtgaaagaaataaacatgtTACTCAGACGGTTTTAATGCCAAG cccTAAAAAGAATTTTGCAGTACAAATGAACTCAGAAGGATGTTCTCCACAGcctagaaaaaaatcttttcctacAAAGGAATCCTTCAGTGCTGAAATGTCCACTAAACCATCGTGTTCTTCAGGAAATTTGGTTGCCCCGACTACTTCCATCAAAGAAG ACAGTAAGATAACCCATCCTGAAGTTTTATCCGTGAAGCATGAAGCAATGGGAAAAAACGGTTCCTACAACTCTGTACCTAAACGAAATGCACAAG GTTCTATCTTACTAAATGCACTGATGAAGCAGCCCATTGTTCCTGGGTCATTACTAGGACTCTGCCATCTTCTTAGCAGTAACTCTGAGCCTCTGCCTGGAGCTGTACTGCAGCCTAACTATTTGGATAC GAAGTCCACACAACTACCCAACAGCAGGACAACTCAAGAAGGAATTGCTCCTCTTGTATCCCTGCAAGAAGCTCAGAAACTTGCACTAACAGGATTGAACTTGATTGCCATGGACACAGGATTATATGAAGGAAGCGGAACGGAAAGCCAGAGAGAGTTCTTGCACCTGACGCGCTGCAAGATCCGAGGCGCGGTGCATCTCTTGCCCTTGGTAGAACACCATATTGGTGCGTACTGTCAAGCAGTACAATTGGCAGACAAGTCAGTAAATGGTTCCTGTGGAAACcattctgctgtttcttccGGAACCAACACAAATACGGTGTCAAGTAAGGAGGACTTCAGGTTGTCTCTTGAAGAAACCACAGTTGTGTCACTGGGTGTTCTTTATTATTTGGCATTCTATAGCTGGGATGTTGTGCACATGTTGCTGTCAACTGAGGTGGAAAAAagttctgctgctggagatgaaCAGGTTTCCAAGATGGACAAAAGCGTGTTGTGTGATGATCAGTGTGATAATAAAGAAGATACCAGGATGCAAGGAGGGCTGCCTGTAGCTCCACAGGATGCTCCCAATAATGATCGAGCTCAACATTCCTTGtttaaaaagctgcttcaggttttagctttttctgctgcaagAGGCTCCCAAACTGATAGTGTATTGAACCAAAGCCTAAAAGTTTTGGTGAAATTAGCTGAAAATTCAACAATGGACTTGCTAATAAA ttttcaGCACTTACTGACTAGCCAGATACTGCTCCATTGTCTGTGTCCAGAGACCCCTTTGCCTGCTGTCCTTTTGACCGTGAGACTGTTGTCTGTTCTTGCTCAACACCACATGTTGGTTGCACAACTTTGTTCTCATTCAG ACACCTGCCTTCTTCTTGCACTGTACATGTATATTACATCAAGACCAGATAAATCAGCATCTGAAATGCTTTGGCTTCAGCTGGAACAAGAG ACAGTTAGACTCCTGACAAGGTGTATGCGGTGCTCCAATCCAGTGGTTTTATTACCTGGTACAGACTGCCAGTGTAATCTCGAG gtGGTTAAGGCACTAATTATAATGCTACATAGACAGTGGATGAAGATTAGAAGATCTGAAAACAGCTTGTGTGCATATAAGGAACAAATTATTCAGTTTTTACGGGATGCTGTTTTACTCTTACACAGCCTGTCTCAGAAAGATAAACTGTTTCATGAACACTGTTTGGAAGTTCTCCATCAGTATGACCAAGCCATGCCAGGCATAAGAACCACTCTCAAAAAGACTCAAAAATTGAGTGCCTGTGAAG aACTGGTTTTGGATGAATTGTATCCTTCTGAGCCAGAAGCAGAAGACCAAGGAATGGACTCCAGCTAG
- the ATRIP gene encoding ATR-interacting protein isoform X1, with amino-acid sequence MAAQPPPGPRKRSGAGWAGAAPPGALENGFPPHKRPKSAGAAGPDEGPGDPFGDSDDFTADDLEEIDTLASQALSQEAAAPRAGLPRHAWGALGPGSALGSAAAGPRRGSVPAAVSTTEDSLMRDAFQFEVLQTQHEEIKQKLKEMQDEILSKNGEIKILRDSMQQMEYAMEEQKRSYVLLEQQNSQILSEKEKEFFKKILSLQSELQFKDAEMNELRVRLQNCERNKHVTQTVLMPSPKKNFAVQMNSEGCSPQPRKKSFPTKESFSAEMSTKPSCSSGNLVAPTTSIKEDSKITHPEVLSVKHEAMGKNGSYNSVPKRNAQGSILLNALMKQPIVPGSLLGLCHLLSSNSEPLPGAVLQPNYLDTKSTQLPNSRTTQEGIAPLVSLQEAQKLALTGLNLIAMDTGLYEGSGTESQREFLHLTRCKIRGAVHLLPLVEHHIGAYCQAVQLADKSVNGSCGNHSAVSSGTNTNTVSSKEDFRLSLEETTVVSLGVLYYLAFYSWDVVHMLLSTEVEKSSAAGDEQVSKMDKSVLCDDQCDNKEDTRMQGGLPVAPQDAPNNDRAQHSLFKKLLQVLAFSAARGSQTDSVLNQSLKVLVKLAENSTMDLLINFQHLLTSQILLHCLCPETPLPAVLLTVRLLSVLAQHHMLVAQLCSHSDTCLLLALYMYITSRPDKSASEMLWLQLEQETVRLLTRCMRCSNPVVLLPGTDCQCNLEVVKALIIMLHRQWMKIRRSENSLCAYKEQIIQFLRDAVLLLHSLSQKDKLFHEHCLEVLHQYDQAMPGIRTTLKKTQKLSACEELVLDELYPSEPEAEDQGMDSS; translated from the exons ATGgcggcgcagcccccgcccgggccgcggaagcggagcggggcgggctgggccggggccgcccctcCGGGGGCCCTGGAGAACGGATTCCCGCCCCACAAGCGCCCCAAGAGCGCGGGGGCGGCTGGGCCCGACGAGGGGCCGGGAGACCCCTTCGGGGACAGCGACGACTTCACGGCGGACGACCTGGAGGAGATTGACACCCTGGCCTCGCAGGCGCTGTCGCAGGaggccgccgcgccgcgggccGGGCTCCCGAGGCACGCGTGGGGCGCCCTGGGGCCGGGCAGCGCCCTGGGGTCTGCggccgccgggccgcgccggggcagcGTCCCCGCGGCAG tAAGCACTACAGAAGATAGTCTGATGAGAGATGCTTTCCAGTTTGAAGTACTGCAAACACAGcatgaagaaattaaacagaag ctgaaagaaatgcaggatGAAATACTTAgtaaaaatggagaaattaaaattttgcgTGACTCAATGCAGCAGATGGAGTATGCTATGGAGGAACAGAAAAGATCATACGTGCTATTGGAACAGCAAAACTCTCAGATCttaagtgaaaaagaaaaagagttctTCAAAAAG ATACTGTCGTTACAGTCAGAGCTGCAGTTCAAAGATGCAGAAATGAATGAATTAAGAGTGCGACTTCAGAActgtgaaagaaataaacatgtTACTCAGACGGTTTTAATGCCAAG cccTAAAAAGAATTTTGCAGTACAAATGAACTCAGAAGGATGTTCTCCACAGcctagaaaaaaatcttttcctacAAAGGAATCCTTCAGTGCTGAAATGTCCACTAAACCATCGTGTTCTTCAGGAAATTTGGTTGCCCCGACTACTTCCATCAAAGAAG ACAGTAAGATAACCCATCCTGAAGTTTTATCCGTGAAGCATGAAGCAATGGGAAAAAACGGTTCCTACAACTCTGTACCTAAACGAAATGCACAAG GTTCTATCTTACTAAATGCACTGATGAAGCAGCCCATTGTTCCTGGGTCATTACTAGGACTCTGCCATCTTCTTAGCAGTAACTCTGAGCCTCTGCCTGGAGCTGTACTGCAGCCTAACTATTTGGATAC GAAGTCCACACAACTACCCAACAGCAGGACAACTCAAGAAGGAATTGCTCCTCTTGTATCCCTGCAAGAAGCTCAGAAACTTGCACTAACAGGATTGAACTTGATTGCCATGGACACAGGATTATATGAAGGAAGCGGAACGGAAAGCCAGAGAGAGTTCTTGCACCTGACGCGCTGCAAGATCCGAGGCGCGGTGCATCTCTTGCCCTTGGTAGAACACCATATTGGTGCGTACTGTCAAGCAGTACAATTGGCAGACAAGTCAGTAAATGGTTCCTGTGGAAACcattctgctgtttcttccGGAACCAACACAAATACGGTGTCAAGTAAGGAGGACTTCAGGTTGTCTCTTGAAGAAACCACAGTTGTGTCACTGGGTGTTCTTTATTATTTGGCATTCTATAGCTGGGATGTTGTGCACATGTTGCTGTCAACTGAGGTGGAAAAAagttctgctgctggagatgaaCAGGTTTCCAAGATGGACAAAAGCGTGTTGTGTGATGATCAGTGTGATAATAAAGAAGATACCAGGATGCAAGGAGGGCTGCCTGTAGCTCCACAGGATGCTCCCAATAATGATCGAGCTCAACATTCCTTGtttaaaaagctgcttcaggttttagctttttctgctgcaagAGGCTCCCAAACTGATAGTGTATTGAACCAAAGCCTAAAAGTTTTGGTGAAATTAGCTGAAAATTCAACAATGGACTTGCTAATAAA ttttcaGCACTTACTGACTAGCCAGATACTGCTCCATTGTCTGTGTCCAGAGACCCCTTTGCCTGCTGTCCTTTTGACCGTGAGACTGTTGTCTGTTCTTGCTCAACACCACATGTTGGTTGCACAACTTTGTTCTCATTCAG ACACCTGCCTTCTTCTTGCACTGTACATGTATATTACATCAAGACCAGATAAATCAGCATCTGAAATGCTTTGGCTTCAGCTGGAACAAGAG ACAGTTAGACTCCTGACAAGGTGTATGCGGTGCTCCAATCCAGTGGTTTTATTACCTGGTACAGACTGCCAGTGTAATCTCGAG gtGGTTAAGGCACTAATTATAATGCTACATAGACAGTGGATGAAGATTAGAAGATCTGAAAACAGCTTGTGTGCATATAAGGAACAAATTATTCAGTTTTTACGGGATGCTGTTTTACTCTTACACAGCCTGTCTCAGAAAGATAAACTGTTTCATGAACACTGTTTGGAAGTTCTCCATCAGTATGACCAAGCCATGCCAGGCATAAGAACCACTCTCAAAAAGACTCAAAAATTGAGTGCCTGTGAAG aACTGGTTTTGGATGAATTGTATCCTTCTGAGCCAGAAGCAGAAGACCAAGGAATGGACTCCAGCTAG
- the LOC129784517 gene encoding protein BTG1-like: MGPGPARQPGLGEAPPLARAAGPGRARRRWQRAGAAAGRCAPAGAAMRTEISTAAAFVTRLLRAAGGIGEEQLRCFRECLQEALREHYKHHWFPLVPSKGSGYRCIRINHKMDPLIGKAAGMIGLSHERLFQLLPSELTLWVDPFEVSYRIGEDGSICVLYEGAQPGGKASKPLEGRTSCTEQWRTGRASPSKNYSMMTVSS; this comes from the exons atggggcccgggcccgcccgccagccggggctgggcgAGGCGCCACCATTGGCCAgggccgccgggccggggcgggcgcggcggcgctggcagcgggccggggcggcggcggggaggtgCGCGCCAGCCGGGGCGGCCATGAGGACCGAGATCTCCACGGCGGCGGCGTTCGTCACCCGCCTCCTGCGGGCCGCCGGCGGTATCGGCGAGGAGCAGCTGCGGTGCTTCCGGGAGTGCCTGCAGGAGGCGCTGCGCG AGCACTACAAGCACCACTGGTTCCCCCTGGTGCCCTCCAAGGGCTCCGGGTACCGGTGCATACGGATCAACCATAAGATGGACCCCTTGATAGGAAAGGCGGCGGGGATGATCGGACTGAGCCACGAGAGACTCTTCCAGCTCTTGCCTAGCGAATTAACTCTTTGGGTCGACCCCTTCGAAGTGTCCTACCGCATAGGCGAAGACGGGTCCATCTGCGTCCTCTACGAAGGTGCCCAGCCCGGGGGGAAGGCGAGCAAACCGCTGGAGGGCAGGACCAGCTGCACGGAGCAGTGGCGAACTGGCAGGGCCAGCCCTTCCAAGAATTACAGCATGATGACAGTTTCTAGTTAA